A portion of the Gigantopelta aegis isolate Gae_Host chromosome 10, Gae_host_genome, whole genome shotgun sequence genome contains these proteins:
- the LOC121384586 gene encoding uncharacterized protein LOC121384586 isoform X2, whose protein sequence is MYRWTDGKPPRFVKWKAIDPQTKQSDGAAVESCVTWTTYGNVSWWENVGCGDPIGKGFVCETKARNNTEQLGSPVVHASTRAPPLDGLFNCSNGEIIWKSRTCDGHPDCFDGSHEQRCGYRLAALGGVPIAGEIYAWTAVFILPVNSALNPLLYTLSAYRQKRVLVKTAHGGQNVRKTSLLGVQKIICSNSSHIWKVPRHLRWLPRC, encoded by the exons ATGTATAGGTGGACTGATGGAAAACCACCCAGGTTTGTGAAATG GAAGGCGATAGATCCACAGACAAAACAGTCAGACGGTGCTGCAGTGGAGTCCTGCGTGACATGGACGACCTACGGTAATGTGTCCTGGTGGGAGAACGTTGGGTGTGGAGACCCCATTGGAAAAGGATTCGTATGTGAAACCAAAGCAAGAAACAATACAGAACAGTTGG GCAGCCCGGTAGTTCATGCGTCGACTCGTGCACCACCCTTAGATGGACTCTTTAACTGCAGCAATGGTGAAATCATCTGGAAATCTAGGACGTGTGACGGACATCCTGACTGCTTTGACGGAAGTCATGAACAGAGATGTGGTTACc GACTAGCAGCACTCGGTGGAGTTCCTATTGCTGGAGAGATTTATGCCTGGACAGCTGTTTTCATATTGCCAGTCAATTCGGCTCTCAACCCATTGCTGTACACCTTGTCAGCTTATAGGCAGAAACGG gTTCTGGTGAAGACTGCCCACGGAGGTCAAAACGTGAGAAAAACTTCTTTGTTAGGTGTCCAGAAGATAATATGCAGCAACTCCAGTCATATCTGGAAAGTGCCTCGCCATCTCAGGTGGTTGCCACGATGTTAG
- the LOC121384586 gene encoding G-protein coupled receptor GRL101-like isoform X1: MYRWTDGKPPRFVKWKAIDPQTKQSDGAAVESCVTWTTYGNVSWWENVGCGDPIGKGFVCETKARNNTEQLGSPVVHASTRAPPLDGLFNCSNGEIIWKSRTCDGHPDCFDGSHEQRCGYHKYQCPGYFRCRKSTTCIRLQDVCNNNVDCPQGDDEMPCGFRCPSTCNCTGSVFRCLGNFWSNATFGSLTRKLHLSFSNLDQLTDISFQGLPSLSNCHIQNLKWKFWELKNLMSLYLSYNTISHLKGNAFRGLHNLRLLDLSENRYLTTIEIGAFDDLQRLTELQLHYTGIEKLQRLLLFTLSNLLSLNISYSKLQYIEDHTFKNQTSVKYLYLDQTKISDFGQYIFNGIDDFEILRAGIFTLCCPSVRPSSVEDDKCFAPQDEFSSCEDLMQNNVLRVFIWILGVAALTGNSLTIIYRLCIDKSSLSKGCGYFILNLVFSDFFMGVYMIFIGTADMLYRGKYLWYGNIWKQSPWCKIAGFLSTLSSEVSTMLICLITLDRLLAIKFPFGQIRFNKKSYIIACVFAWLLGMVMALVPLLPATSHWNLYGRNSVCLAVPLSRDRAPGWQYSTSIFLGFNLFAVTFIAVAQVVIYRVMKSVSIVKDKKRLTR, encoded by the exons ATGTATAGGTGGACTGATGGAAAACCACCCAGGTTTGTGAAATG GAAGGCGATAGATCCACAGACAAAACAGTCAGACGGTGCTGCAGTGGAGTCCTGCGTGACATGGACGACCTACGGTAATGTGTCCTGGTGGGAGAACGTTGGGTGTGGAGACCCCATTGGAAAAGGATTCGTATGTGAAACCAAAGCAAGAAACAATACAGAACAGTTGG GCAGCCCGGTAGTTCATGCGTCGACTCGTGCACCACCCTTAGATGGACTCTTTAACTGCAGCAATGGTGAAATCATCTGGAAATCTAGGACGTGTGACGGACATCCTGACTGCTTTGACGGAAGTCATGAACAGAGATGTGGTTACc ACAAGTACCAATGTCCCGGCTACTTTAGATGTAGAAAGAGCACGACGTGTATCCGTTTGCAGGATGTGTGTAATAACAACGTTGACTGTCCTCAGGGCGATGATGAGATGCCATGTGGTTTCAGGTGTCCCTCTACTTGTAACTGTACTGGTTCTGTCTTTCGATGTCTAGGAAATTTTTGGAGTAATGCAACATTTGGATCGTTAACACGAAAGCTACACTTGTCCTTTTCCAATCTCGACCAGCTTACAGACATAAGCTTTCAAGGACTGCCGAGCTTATCAAACTGTCACATTCAAAATTTAAAGTGGAAATTTTGGGAACTAAAGAATTTGATGTCATTATATCTGAGTTACAATACTATAAGCCACCTGAAAGGGAATGCATTTCGGGGATTGCACAATTTAAGACTCCTTGATTTGTCGGAAAACAGGTATTTAACCACAATTGAGATTGGTGCTTTTGATGATCTTCAACGCTTGACTGAACTTCAATTGCATTACACTGGAATCGAGAAACTTCAAAGATTGTTGTTATTTACACTATCAAACCTCCTCAGTCTAAATATTTCGTACtctaaattacaatatattgaagatcatacttttaaaaatcaaacatcagtgaaatatttatatcttgatCAAACCAAAATATCAGACTTTGGACAGTACATATTTAATGGCATAGATGATTTTGAAATCCTTCGAGCAGGTATCTTCACGCTCTGCTGCCCAAGTGTCAGACCATCTTCTGTTgaagatgataaatgttttgctCCACAAGATGAATTCTCGTCGTGTGAAGATCTGATGCAAAACAATGTACTGCGTGTGTTTATTTGGATTCTTGGAGTAGCTGCACTTACTGGAAATAGTTTGACAATTATTTACAGACTGTGTATCGATAAATCATCGTTATCAAAAGGATGTGgctatttcattttaaatttagtatttTCAGATTTTTTCATGGGAGTGTACATGATTTTCATTGGAACAGCAGATATGCTTTATCGAGGGAAGTATCTTTGGTATGGAAATATCTGGAAACAGAGCCCATGGTGCAAAATTGCCGGATTTCTCTCAACTTTGTCATCTGAAGTATCTACAATGCTAATCTGCCTCATAACTCTCGACCGTTTGTTAGCAATAAAGTTTCCGTTTGGACAGATTAGATTCAATAAAAAGTCATACATTATTGCTTGTGTGTTTGCCTGGTTGTTAGGCATGGTGATGGCTTTGGTACCTCTTCTACCTGCAACAAGCCACTGGAATCTCTATGGCCGTAACAGCGTTTGTCTCGCTGTACCTCTTTCAAGAGATAGGGCACCAGGTTGGCAGTATTCGACTAGCATCTTCTTGGGATTCAACCTTTTTGCAGTTACGTTCATTGCTGTTGCACAAGTCGTCATCTATCGAGTGATGAAAAGTGTTTCAATTGTAAAGGATAAGAAGCGACTGACTCGATAA